In Kineococcus rhizosphaerae, the genomic stretch GTGCGGCGGGCTGGCGCGACCGGGTGATCAGCACCGGGAGCACCACGGAGAGGAGCTACATGGCGCAGCACCAGGGCACGGGTCCGGAGGGCACCGGGACGGCCGGCACGACGGGCCTGCACGACCCCCGGCGCGAGCACAGCGACTGCGGGGTCGGGTTCATCACCCGCAAGGACGGTCTCCAGACCCACGACGTCATCGCCCTCGGTGACCAGGCCCTGTGCGCCATCCCCCACCGCGGGGGCATGTCCTCCGAGGGCGTCGGCGACGGCGCCGGCGTCAGCGTGGACCTGTCGGTGGCCTTCTTCAGCGCCCTCGTGGGCGAACCCCTGGAGGCCGGCCGCTTCGGGGTGGGCAACTTCTTCCTGCCCGCCGACGCCTCGTCCTGGGACACCGCCCGCGCCCTCGTGGGCGACGCGCTGCGCGCGCAGGGCCTCGAGGTCCTCCTCGTGCGCGAGGTCCCCGTCGACGACACCGTCCTGCGCCCGGCCGCCGTGGCCTACCAGCTGCCGATCGTGCAGTGGGTCTTCCGCGCCGCCGCCGGCACCGACCGCACCGAGGTCGACCGCGCCGCCAACGCGGCCCTGCTGGCCGTCGAGGCCCAGGCCTACAGCCGCCCCGAGCTCGCCGGCCTCTACCCGCTGTCGCTGTCGGCGCGCACCCAGGTGCTCAAGGGACGGCTGAACTCCGGCGAGGTGGTCCCCTACTTCCGCGACCTGCTCGACGAGCGCCACGCGGTGACCACGCTGTACTTCCACACGCGGTTCTCCACGAACACCGAACCGCACCCGAGCATGGCCCAGCCGTTCCGGATGGTCGCCCACAACGGCGAGCTGAACACCGACCGCAAGAACCGCCTCTCGGACGAGGCCCTGGCCACCGCGCGCTCGCGCTCGATCGTCCGCCCGCCCGGGCAGTCGGACTCCTCCCGCTTCGACCAGACGCTGCAGAGCCGGGTCTTCGACGACGGGCTCGACACCGTCGAGGCCGTCGTCTCCCTCATGCCGCCGGCGTGGGAGAACGACACGACGCTGCCCCCGGCCGTCCGCGACATGCTGGAGTTCTTCTCCCTGTACGAGGAGAAGAACGACGGCCCGGCCGCCGTCATCTTCAGCGACGGCGACGTCGTCGGGGCGCGCCTGGACCGCCTGGGCCTGCGCCCGCTGCGCACCGTCGAGACCGCCGACTACCTCGTCGTGGCCTCCGAGGCCGGGCAGATCGACTTCGCCGACGACGAGGTGGTGCACCGCGGCCGCATCGAGGCCGGCGGGATGCTCTCCTACGACCACCGCACCCACCGCAGCTACCGCACCCGCGAGACGCTCGAACTGCTCGCCGCCCGGCGCGACTACGGGACGCTGCTGGCCGAGTCCCGGGTGAACCTCGACGACCTGCCGGCCCCCGACTACGACCGCACCGTGAACACCCTGGGGTACACGGGGGACCTGTCGACGTCGGGCCGCTACGTCGCCTGGTCGCTGAACTCCGAGAGCTTCCGGTTCATGCTCGACCCGATGCTGGCCAACGGGTCCGAGCGCATCTCCGCGATGGGGTACGGCAACGCCATCAACGCGCTGTCGGACGCCGAGGGCGGGATGGCGAAGTACTTCTCCCAGCGGTTCGCGCAGGTCACGAACCCGCCGCTGGACTCGATCCGCGAGGCCGACGGCATGAGCATGCGCGTCGCGCTGGGGGCCAAGCCCAACGGCGGCGGCGCGCGGCAGACGCAGATCGTCGTGCACTCCCCCGTCCTGGGGCACCTCGACATGGTGCGGCTGCGCGACCAGCGCCTGACGCCCATGCAGCGCTTCGAGATCCTCTACGCACCCGTGCCGGGGGACGCGACGGCCAACGCGGACTCGCTGCGCCGCAGCCTGGCGCAGCTGTGCGACGACGTGGAGGCGTTCGCCCGCGCCGACGGCGGGATCGCGATCCTGTCCGACCGCAACGTGGCCTCCGACGCCGCCCCGCTGCCGCTGGTCCTGGCGCTGTCGGCCGTGAACCAGCGGCTCATCCGCACGGGTCTGCGGCTGCGCGTCTCGATCGTCGCCGAGTCCGGTCAGCTGCCCAGCTCCCACCACGTCGCCGTCGCGCTGGGGTTCGGGGCCTCGGCGGTCTACAGCCTGTCGGCCCGGCTGCGCGCGGAGGAGAAGTACCCCACGCCCGCGGCCCCGGCCGGTGAGCTCACCGAGACCGACCACGCCTTCACCCGCTACCGCAAGGCCGCGGTGAAGGCGCTGGCCAAGACGATGGGCCGCGTCGGGCTGTGCACCGTCGAGAGCTACATCGGCGGGGAGTTCTTCGAGCCGAACTACCTCGACACCCGCGACGACGTGCTGGCCGAGTGCTTCCCGCACCTCGAGGCGCCCGTCGGCGGCGTGGGTTTCACCCGCATCGCCGCGGCCGCGACCGAGTGGCACCAGCGCGCGCGGTCCGTGGCCACCGAGAAGGACGTCCCCCTGCTGGGGCTGTTCAAGGAACGGGCCGAGGGGGCGGGCCACTCCTTCGGGACCGCCGCCGTCCGGGGTTTCGCGGGGATGACGGAGGAACCGGCGCGGTTCGCCGACCCCCAGGACGTCCACGAGGGCCACGCGCCCCACGGGGGCGACGCCGACTCCCTGCGCCTGCTGACGCTGGGCCAGCTCGACGACGCCTTCGGCCTGGACGACGAGGCCTACCAGAACGCCGGCTTCGAGGCGCTCACCCCCGAGCGGGTGGACGGGTTCCGGATCACCCAGGGCTACCGCGACTTCCTGGCCACGACGCACGCCGAGCGCTCCCGGCGCCCCGCGGCGCTGCGCGACGTCCTGTCCCTGCCCGCCGACGTCGCGGGCCTGCACGCGGCCGAGGAGTTCCGCACCGAGCTGGGCCGGTTCTCCGCCGAGGGCAACTCCAGCATCTTCGTCCGCGGCCTGGACGTGTGGTCCGAGGGCGACCGGTACACCCTGTGGTTCACCGACGTCCCCTCCGACCGGGCCCGCTACGCCGAGCTCGGCCGGTTCCTCACCGAGATCCACCCGGGACTGGTGAGCGTCGAGAAGGTCTCCGACGACGAGCTCGTCGTCACCGCCACCGGCGTCACGGGCCACTTCCTGTCCCTGGTCCGCCCGGCCCCGGCCGCGATCGCGCTCACCGAGGTGCAGCCCGCCTCGCAGATCACCCGCACGCTGGCGTCGGGGGCCATGAGCCACGGCGCGC encodes the following:
- a CDS encoding glutamate synthase-related protein: MAQHQGTGPEGTGTAGTTGLHDPRREHSDCGVGFITRKDGLQTHDVIALGDQALCAIPHRGGMSSEGVGDGAGVSVDLSVAFFSALVGEPLEAGRFGVGNFFLPADASSWDTARALVGDALRAQGLEVLLVREVPVDDTVLRPAAVAYQLPIVQWVFRAAAGTDRTEVDRAANAALLAVEAQAYSRPELAGLYPLSLSARTQVLKGRLNSGEVVPYFRDLLDERHAVTTLYFHTRFSTNTEPHPSMAQPFRMVAHNGELNTDRKNRLSDEALATARSRSIVRPPGQSDSSRFDQTLQSRVFDDGLDTVEAVVSLMPPAWENDTTLPPAVRDMLEFFSLYEEKNDGPAAVIFSDGDVVGARLDRLGLRPLRTVETADYLVVASEAGQIDFADDEVVHRGRIEAGGMLSYDHRTHRSYRTRETLELLAARRDYGTLLAESRVNLDDLPAPDYDRTVNTLGYTGDLSTSGRYVAWSLNSESFRFMLDPMLANGSERISAMGYGNAINALSDAEGGMAKYFSQRFAQVTNPPLDSIREADGMSMRVALGAKPNGGGARQTQIVVHSPVLGHLDMVRLRDQRLTPMQRFEILYAPVPGDATANADSLRRSLAQLCDDVEAFARADGGIAILSDRNVASDAAPLPLVLALSAVNQRLIRTGLRLRVSIVAESGQLPSSHHVAVALGFGASAVYSLSARLRAEEKYPTPAAPAGELTETDHAFTRYRKAAVKALAKTMGRVGLCTVESYIGGEFFEPNYLDTRDDVLAECFPHLEAPVGGVGFTRIAAAATEWHQRARSVATEKDVPLLGLFKERAEGAGHSFGTAAVRGFAGMTEEPARFADPQDVHEGHAPHGGDADSLRLLTLGQLDDAFGLDDEAYQNAGFEALTPERVDGFRITQGYRDFLATTHAERSRRPAALRDVLSLPADVAGLHAAEEFRTELGRFSAEGNSSIFVRGLDVWSEGDRYTLWFTDVPSDRARYAELGRFLTEIHPGLVSVEKVSDDELVVTATGVTGHFLSLVRPAPAAIALTEVQPASQITRTLASGAMSHGALVATAHEAVAHGTNMVGGMSNCGEGGEHLSRYGTIRGSRIKQFASGRFGIWAGYLADPMLEELEIKIGQGAKPGEGGQLPAPKVTVDIAAARGGTPGIELISPPPHHDTYSIEDLAQLIHDCKAARVRVVVKLVSSEGIGTIAVGVAKAGADVINVAGNTGGTGAAAVTSLKYAGRSAEIGVAEVHQALVAHGLREKVVLRCSGAHQTGSDVVMSALLGADSFEFGTTALMMLKCVMAKNCNVKCPAGLTTNPEAFDGDPRALAQYLLNIAHDVREILARLGLRSLREARGRGHLVQLLDHPSSVGRLDVRALLAQVPEKVVENPVYLEKDFGVDDSLWDLVRAALVERREESVEIDHGRLRNSDKSVGGQLSIDVERLLNHQLSAEQVRDLPAARVDDRGRGYLLPGSVRVRTHGSAGQSFGAFLNDGLEFEHTGTANDGVGKSQTGGTIVVRAPGGGSSEPGGNVLVGNFALFGATGGRTFVQGEAGDRFAVRNSGASAVVEGLGEFGCEYMTNGAVLNLGPAGKGLGNGMSGGFLYQYDPTGAVREKVSTDSLLVSPVAGGFHEDAVKLLLTWHHEATGSELAARLLADWDTTREHVFCGMPRALLLYQDVDAIAAAATRRELLDELATSVAGEKLRSFKQDYRQGRPVAGGRTPAAGAGGAADTFALLSSFVVLSAAQDLALERVPDATGPDDPRVTSAVRKLVLTEDFFVVQKVLKYLRDTLEPFEDAELATLVAAKRLDDYKRSLVLRNNRSTDAPGTYGWIMHQHARNTERFGSSRWARFDELLTTAALDDLAGRAERIVQ